In a single window of the Burkholderia contaminans genome:
- a CDS encoding aldose epimerase family protein, translating to MHIDTESSHLTPGAPRVLAEPWGALPDGEPVRRYTLRNAHGMRVVVSDLGATVVSWLAPDRTGRFADIVLAHDTPAEYLESGAYLGATIGRWANRIAGARFELDGIGYPLDRNENGNLLHGGANGFHRARWDVIDDCGGLTLRLASPEGDGGFPGNVTVQVRYTLDDDGTLTIDYSGWTDAPTPLNLTNHSYFNLNGRPGSDVRGHLLQIDADAFLEVDDALIPTGTADVTGTAFDFRHSAPLGARLDWPHAQLARARGFDHCFVLGDGAHEARPVARVYDPESGRELVVSTDQRGLQLYTGNYLDGLRVSGGTRCTQHAALCLEAGGFPDQVNMPGLSGDVILYPDAVYRQTTRYRVAVHA from the coding sequence ATGCACATCGATACCGAATCCTCCCATCTGACACCCGGCGCGCCACGCGTGCTTGCCGAGCCGTGGGGCGCACTGCCCGACGGCGAGCCCGTGCGGCGCTATACGCTGCGCAACGCGCACGGGATGCGCGTCGTCGTCAGCGACCTCGGCGCGACCGTCGTGTCGTGGCTCGCGCCCGACCGCACGGGGCGCTTTGCCGATATCGTGCTCGCGCACGACACGCCGGCCGAGTACCTCGAATCCGGTGCCTACCTCGGCGCGACGATCGGCCGCTGGGCGAACCGGATCGCCGGCGCGCGCTTCGAGCTCGACGGCATCGGCTACCCGCTCGACCGCAACGAGAACGGCAACCTGCTGCACGGCGGGGCGAACGGCTTTCATCGCGCGCGCTGGGACGTGATCGACGATTGCGGCGGGCTGACGCTTCGACTCGCTTCGCCGGAAGGCGACGGGGGGTTTCCGGGTAACGTGACCGTGCAGGTTCGCTACACGCTCGACGACGACGGCACGCTGACGATCGACTATTCCGGGTGGACCGATGCGCCGACGCCGCTGAACCTGACGAATCACAGCTACTTCAACCTGAACGGGCGCCCGGGCAGCGACGTGCGCGGCCATCTGCTGCAGATCGACGCCGACGCGTTCCTCGAAGTGGACGATGCGCTGATCCCGACCGGCACGGCCGACGTGACAGGTACCGCGTTCGATTTCCGGCACAGCGCGCCGCTCGGCGCGCGCCTCGACTGGCCGCACGCGCAACTGGCTCGTGCACGCGGCTTCGATCATTGCTTCGTGCTGGGCGACGGCGCGCACGAGGCCCGGCCCGTCGCACGCGTCTACGATCCGGAAAGCGGCCGCGAGCTGGTCGTGTCGACCGATCAGCGCGGCCTGCAACTCTATACCGGCAACTATCTCGATGGCCTGCGCGTGAGCGGCGGCACACGTTGCACGCAACACGCGGCGCTGTGCCTGGAGGCGGGCGGCTTTCCGGACCAGGTCAACATGCCCGGCCTGAGCGGCGACGTGATCCTTTATCCGGACGCCGTCTATAGACAGACCACCCGGTATCGGGTGGCCGTTCATGCGTAG
- a CDS encoding glycoside hydrolase family 3 protein yields the protein MQRITRSAIRRSARAASGTALTLGLFACGGVDSSAPPVTQQDFGYTTLNLITRDGLKFKDMDKSGQIEPYEDWRLSAEVRARDLVGRLTLAEKAGLMMHGTAPVLNDTTGAGTGSAYDLAALKTLINQRGVNTYITRMSADARTMADQANQIQTLAEQSRLGIPVSISSDPRNHFQYTLGASAGSSGFSQWPETLGFAAIGDTALTRKFGDIARQEYRAVGITVALSPQADLATEPRWARINGTFGEDADLARTQVQAYIEGFQGGSNGIQANSVIAVVKHWAGYGAQKLGFDSHNYYGRYATYPGNNFAYHLKPFEGAFAANVGSVMPTYSEPDMTVTVDGITLEPVGGAYDKALLTDLLRGKYGFNGVIVSDWLIADDCDANCINGVSSGAPSFVGLGMPWGMEGATRVQRFTRAVNAGIDQFGGDDDPSDLIDAVNRGQLSEARLSESAYRVLLQKFQQGLFDHPYVDADAAGKIVGNADFQAQALDAQRRSMVLLQNDGKLLPMTASGKKVWLYGIDPAVARQYGYQVVDTPQAADVAILRVSTPYQTLHPNYMFGSMQHEGSLAFVDGSADYEAIKQAALAPKSIVSVYMDRPAILTNVQDKATAILANFGVTDAALFDVLTGKGQPQGKLPFELPSSMAEVAAQREDVPHDTAHPLYPFGFGLSY from the coding sequence ATGCAACGCATCACGAGATCAGCCATTCGCCGATCGGCACGGGCCGCATCCGGCACCGCGCTCACGCTGGGGCTGTTTGCCTGCGGCGGCGTCGACTCCTCTGCCCCGCCTGTCACGCAGCAGGACTTCGGCTACACCACGTTGAACCTGATCACCCGGGACGGCCTGAAGTTCAAGGACATGGACAAGAGCGGTCAGATCGAACCGTACGAAGACTGGCGGCTGAGTGCCGAAGTGCGTGCGCGGGACCTGGTCGGCCGCCTCACGCTGGCCGAGAAAGCCGGCCTGATGATGCACGGCACCGCGCCGGTGCTGAACGACACGACCGGTGCGGGCACCGGCTCCGCGTACGACCTGGCGGCGCTCAAGACGCTCATCAATCAGCGGGGCGTCAACACCTATATCACGCGCATGAGTGCCGATGCGCGCACCATGGCCGACCAGGCGAACCAGATTCAGACGCTGGCGGAGCAGTCGCGGCTCGGCATCCCGGTGTCGATCAGCTCCGATCCGCGCAATCATTTCCAGTACACGCTTGGCGCAAGCGCGGGCAGCAGCGGTTTCTCGCAGTGGCCGGAAACGCTCGGCTTCGCCGCGATCGGCGATACGGCGCTCACGCGAAAATTCGGCGACATCGCGCGCCAGGAGTATCGCGCCGTCGGCATCACCGTGGCGCTTTCACCGCAAGCCGATCTGGCAACCGAACCGCGCTGGGCACGCATCAACGGCACCTTCGGCGAAGACGCCGATCTCGCCCGCACGCAGGTCCAGGCCTATATCGAAGGCTTCCAGGGCGGCAGCAACGGCATCCAAGCCAATAGCGTCATCGCGGTCGTCAAGCACTGGGCCGGATATGGCGCGCAGAAACTCGGGTTCGACAGCCACAATTACTACGGCCGCTATGCGACCTATCCGGGCAACAATTTCGCCTACCACCTGAAGCCGTTCGAAGGCGCCTTCGCCGCCAACGTAGGCTCGGTCATGCCGACCTATTCCGAACCGGACATGACGGTGACGGTCGACGGCATCACGCTGGAGCCGGTGGGCGGCGCCTACGACAAGGCGTTGCTGACCGACCTGCTGCGCGGGAAATACGGCTTCAACGGCGTGATCGTGTCCGACTGGCTGATCGCCGACGACTGCGACGCGAACTGCATCAACGGTGTGTCGTCGGGCGCGCCGTCGTTCGTCGGGCTGGGCATGCCCTGGGGGATGGAAGGCGCGACCCGCGTGCAGCGCTTCACCCGCGCGGTCAACGCCGGCATCGACCAGTTCGGCGGAGACGACGATCCGAGCGACCTCATCGACGCCGTCAATCGCGGGCAGTTGTCGGAAGCGCGCCTGTCGGAGTCGGCCTATCGCGTGCTGCTGCAGAAATTCCAGCAAGGCCTGTTCGACCATCCGTATGTCGATGCGGACGCGGCCGGCAAGATCGTCGGAAACGCCGACTTCCAGGCCCAGGCGCTCGATGCGCAGCGCCGCTCGATGGTGCTGCTGCAGAACGACGGCAAGCTGCTGCCGATGACGGCGTCGGGCAAGAAAGTCTGGCTGTACGGCATCGATCCCGCCGTCGCGCGGCAATATGGCTATCAGGTCGTCGATACGCCGCAGGCCGCGGACGTCGCGATTCTCCGCGTGAGCACGCCCTATCAGACGCTGCACCCGAACTACATGTTCGGCTCGATGCAGCATGAAGGCAGTCTCGCGTTCGTCGACGGCAGTGCCGACTACGAGGCCATCAAGCAGGCCGCGCTTGCGCCGAAGTCGATCGTCTCGGTGTACATGGATCGTCCCGCGATCCTGACCAACGTGCAGGACAAGGCCACCGCGATCCTCGCGAATTTCGGCGTGACCGATGCCGCGCTGTTCGACGTGCTGACCGGGAAAGGCCAACCGCAAGGGAAGCTGCCGTTCGAGCTGCCGTCGTCGATGGCGGAAGTCGCGGCGCAGCGGGAAGACGTGCCGCACGATACCGCGCATCCGTTGTATCCGTTCGGCTTCGGCCTCTCGTATTGA
- a CDS encoding Rieske 2Fe-2S domain-containing protein, whose translation MDDVQFQLHQADAREQPSGAYDATTRVAASWYVAMRSDDLKDKPLELTLFGRPCVAWRGAMGRAVVMDRHCSHLGANLADGQVKDGCIQCPFHHWRYDEQGQCVHIPGHSEAVHRLEPVPRGARQPTLVTTERYGYVWVWYGSPQPLHPLPDIAAADVDNGDFMHLHFAFETTTAVLRIVENFYDAQHAHPVHALPISAFELKLCDDWRPWPEVEPLARAGAWFGAGIDFTVNRYFGPLGMLSRALGLSMSQMNLHFDGYPGGCVMTVALDGDTKYKLLQCVTPVSDGRNVMHMLISIRKAGGPVRRAIDYVLFGLQTRQAAGYDVKIWNGMKPDGGGAYSKYDKLVLKYRAFYRGWVDRVASSERQGASRRP comes from the coding sequence ATGGACGACGTTCAATTTCAATTGCATCAAGCGGATGCCCGGGAGCAACCGTCGGGGGCGTACGACGCGACCACGCGCGTGGCCGCGAGCTGGTACGTCGCGATGCGCTCGGACGACCTCAAGGACAAGCCGCTGGAGCTGACGCTGTTCGGGCGGCCGTGCGTGGCGTGGCGCGGCGCGATGGGGCGGGCCGTGGTGATGGACCGCCACTGCTCGCACCTCGGCGCGAACCTGGCCGACGGGCAGGTCAAGGACGGGTGCATCCAGTGCCCGTTTCATCACTGGCGGTACGACGAGCAGGGCCAGTGCGTACACATTCCCGGCCACAGCGAGGCGGTGCACCGGCTGGAGCCCGTGCCGCGCGGCGCGCGCCAGCCGACGCTGGTCACCACCGAGCGGTACGGCTACGTGTGGGTCTGGTACGGCTCGCCGCAGCCGCTGCACCCGTTGCCCGACATCGCCGCGGCCGACGTCGACAACGGCGACTTCATGCACCTGCACTTCGCGTTCGAGACGACGACGGCGGTCTTGCGGATCGTCGAGAACTTCTACGACGCGCAGCACGCGCACCCGGTCCACGCGCTGCCGATCTCGGCGTTCGAGCTCAAGCTCTGCGACGACTGGCGCCCGTGGCCGGAGGTCGAGCCGCTGGCCCGGGCGGGCGCGTGGTTCGGCGCCGGGATCGACTTCACCGTGAACCGGTATTTCGGGCCCCTCGGCATGCTGTCGCGTGCGCTCGGCCTGAGCATGTCGCAGATGAACCTGCACTTCGACGGCTACCCCGGCGGGTGCGTGATGACCGTCGCGCTGGACGGAGACACCAAATACAAGCTGCTCCAGTGTGTGACGCCGGTGAGCGACGGCAGGAACGTCATGCACATGCTCATCTCGATCAGGAAGGCGGGCGGGCCCGTGCGCCGCGCGATCGACTACGTGCTGTTCGGACTGCAGACCAGGCAGGCCGCGGGATACGACGTCAAGATCTGGAACGGGATGAAGCCGGACGGCGGCGGCGCGTACAGCAAGTACGACAAGCTCGTGCTCAAGTACCGCGCGTTCTACCGGGGCTGGGTCGACCGCGTCGCGTCGAGCGAGCGGCAAGGCGCGAGCCGGCGGCCCTAG